DNA from Maniola hyperantus chromosome 28, iAphHyp1.2, whole genome shotgun sequence:
CAGTCATCTCTTCAAGCATTACAGTAGCTAAATTACTAAATATGACTTTACCGGCAGCGGAATAGTACAAATATATCATGCAATTAGTTAACATTATCTTCCAAAAGTATTTCTTCTGAAACGCACTGAAAACTTTCTTGATttcagtatttttatttaattccttTGCTCTTTTCTGTTTGTTGCCTTCAATTTTTATCAAAAGACTTAACTCGTCTTCAGATTTTGGATTGATTCCATGTAACTTTCGAAAAGCCTTTTCGCAGTCATCAAATCTACCTTTTGATGCTAACCATTGAGGGCTTTCGATCCAAAAATATGGTAAGCATAGGTGTAAAATTGATATAACAACTCCAACTATGCATAGATGCTTCCAATGTATGATTACTCCAAGGATGTGGCCTGAACTTGTGCCTAATGCTGGAGCAACCATGGATACTAAACTTTGAACCAATGCTCTGGATTTTGGGGTAGTGAATTCGGCTGCTGTGACTAAGTTTAAAGTTGCTAACCCCCCTAAGGATATGCCAGCTAAAATCCTTGATATCAGTAATGTTATAAAGCCATTGGTGTAGTACATTATCACCCAATTGGTTAGCATTGGTATGGAAAAGAGACTGATACTCCATCTTCTCCCAAGTCTCTCGCCAAATATGCCGAGTAGAATCATTCCGATGACGCTGCAAAATGTCATGCAGACcgctgaaaaacaaaaaaatctatatataaatcattaacttataatttactagctggaCCGTCCCGGcctcgctcgggtggagtttagaaaattgagggggaggttgaatttttcggaatatttttttgttcggatttttctctccgtaagaaccatcctcgtacttgaaggaatattataaaaaaaatatttgcgaaatcggttcagcggttctcgagatttgcgatgaccaacacatagtgattaatttttagggttccgtacctcaaaatgaaaaacggaacccttataggttcactttgttgtctgtctgtctgtcggtctgtcaagaaacctacagggtacttcccgttgacctagaatcatgaaatttggttggtaggtaggtcttatagcagacattaggggaaaaatctgaaaaccgtgaatttgcgattacatcacacaaaaaaattaaattgtggtcatgaactaaaaatttgtattttcaattttcgaagtaagataactatatcaagtggggtatcatatgaaagggctttacttgtgcattctaaaacatatttttatttatatttatgcatcatagtttttgaattatcctgcaaaatgtcgaaaaaatacgactgtagtacggaacctttattgcgcgagcctgacttgcacttaaccggtttttatattataagaaaagattacttcgtatggacaggggtcagggttattgaacaaacaaaatggcaccgactcattaatgcttatgcaccaatgcaacctcagtgacgtctggatttcaaacgggtcgatCATTAGTATCTCAGAGGTGGCGCTGAATATGGTAAAACTTCTCATAAGACCCGTGCCACAGTGAATTAGAGTGAGAgaactcttggtttgatcctAAATCGACGATATACCTATCAAATAGAGATCAATGAGCCTAAATAGCTCAACGAttgaggagtggactgaattccgaaaagtcggcggttcaaaccccacccgttgcactattgtcgaacctactcctagcacaagctttacgcttagaaaggggaatattagtcctgattagcatggctaaaactctttacaaaaaactaGGCTATGGGCTGAggtcaaatcaaataaaaatattatgtactagcttatgcttgcgacttcgtcggcgtggactacacaaatttcaaccgatatttcacctccttaggggtagaattttcaagaatcctttcttagcggatgcctacgtcataatagctatttgcatgccaaatttcagcccgatccgtccagtagtttgagctgtgcgttgatagatcagtcagtcagtcagtcagtcaccttttccttttatatattaagatgtaGTTGTTTCGCCTAGCGTCACATAGGTAATGGGTAACATTTGACACTTGCCATCTAACGTTGAAGCTTCGATGTCTTGTTACAAGTTCCCCAAACTGTTGTGAACTGTGCCCGTGCTCAGTTGTGAGCCAGCGATATGCCAATGATGACGACTTACCCAATAATGATATTTGTCCTTCGTTAACTTGTATCCCAGCCTCCTGTTTCTGTAACGCCCGGATCAGCCCCGTCATATTATGTCCTTATGTGAATATGATGACTGAcccaataattatattttgtccttcaataatgATATTTGAAATATGATGACTGAcccaataattatattttgtccttcaataatgATATTTGAAATATGATGACTGAcccaataattatattttgtcctTCAGTAATGATATTTGAAATATGATGACTGacctaataattatatttgtccTTCAAGAATGATATTTGAAATATGATGACTGACCCAATAACGATATTTGTCCTTCGTTAACTTGTATCCCATCCTCCTGCTTCTGTAACGCCCGGATCACCCCCGTCATATTATGTCCATAGTATGTGAATATGATGACTGACCCAATAATgatatttgtccttcaataatgATATTTGAAATACCTATGAAGACTTACTCAATAATGATATTTGTCCTTCAGTAATGATATTTGAAATATGATGACTGACCCAATACCTAATGATATTTGTCCTTCAGTAATGATATTTGAAATATGATGACTGACCCAATAATgatatttgtccttcaataatgATATTTGAAATACCTATGAAGACTTACTCAATAATGATATTTGTCCTTCAGTAATGATATTTGAAATATGATGACTGACCCAATACCTAATGATATTTGTCCTTCAGTAATGATATTTGAAATATGATGACTGACCTAATAACGATATTTGTCCTTCGTTAACTTGTATCCCATCCTCCTGTTTATGTAACGCCCGGATCAGGCCCGTCAGATGTCCGTATGTGAACCCACAGGATAGAGCACTCAACACCATGGTACCAATCGCCAAACCCTGAAACAGTTTACCATCTCACTTATCAtcaaactagtttatgctcgcgacttcatccgcgtggactacacaaatttcaaacccctatttcacccccttaggggttgaattttcaaaaatcctttcttagcggcctacgtcataatagctatctgcatgccaaatttcagtctgatccgtccagtagtttgagctgtacgttgatagatcagttagtcaggcactcagtcagtcagtcaccttttcgttttatatatttagatttaggtattaggtattctGAAATTAAAATACCGAGGTATTACTCCaggtttattaaataaatagtatGCCTaatgatattaggtatataattttaggtattatttattcagTTCATGTTTAGTTTCTTACTAGCCATATTTACATACAGCCTTACGTCAGGAGACTGTTGCCAACTAAAATTGAGCTTTGATGCCAGCGCATAAAGTTTGTTTTGTAATGTCAAACATTAAGGCTGTTTGAATTTATGTTTCAAATCGTTAtctatgtttttagggttccgtacctcaaaaggaaaatagaaACCGAGATcactttttgtctgtctatctatctgttgtgtctgtcaagaaacgccgaagcaaaccaccgcgacccagccagcgacgtccgccaaAGCGGACCCTCCACCTCCTTCCTCCACGCACGTCCGAGGTGCACCAACTATGTGCAcatccccccccccctcccccctctccccccccccccccccccccggagACGCAACGGGCGAAAACGcaatcccgcgcacgtcgcccgcgtctcaacctccgcctcgtccactgtgccctctgctagtcagagggacacgcggagaaacctccccctgccaggtcattagccatagtcAACAATATCCctgaagagagattattagccatgttaccagggtgcaccggcccgaatactgctcttcccctcggatgcccgatgcatccaaaagggaccagcaacACCCAgccacactgggaggttacctggctggcacctcACAGTGTTAGGTAGCTAGGTGTATCTTGTACGACAGTACGGTACCCTTCGTgtgagagtccgactcgcacttgaccgtttttctttctttaataataGAAATCGTAAAGGCAAGGGTTTAATTTTATCTAACTGATTTAATTCATGACAGTTTATTATCAAaaccataaatattttttcaacacACATGCTCATAAAGAGACtctaaaaaattctggatccaaatcctcaatcctgatgctgcagggttatcaagattcagaaagtgttcatagtgaattaatgttgtaagttgataccaagcaacgacttcatgcttggtttccaagtcccaactcctcaaccctggtGATGTAGggacagcactcctaaactatagttattcaagaactgcggatgatgcaatattatttttggtgccaagcatagactacaccattgaacttcggatcccaactcctcaattctgatgctgaaaggtactgaactcctaagccgtggggattcagGAATTTCTGATTGTGAATTGATATGTTAGGtgtcaagcaacggcttcatgattacatttcaagtccgaactcctcaaacctgatgatgcagggtacagcactcctaagcCATAGAGATTCACGAACTGTTCGTGgtgaaataacattgtaaatgccaagcatagagtttgttattgaattccaagtcccaactcttcaatcctgatgctggaaggtactgaactcctaagctgtgtggatttggaaagatttactggtgaattaatattttaggtaccaagcaatgagtaagttacactaaaaagcttacaataaaaaaccgacttccaaaaccactacaaaataaaaaataacttttgttttcatttaatctaaaaatataaaaggaaaaggtgactgactgactgactgactgatctatcaacgcatagctcaaactactggacggatcgggctgaaattttgcatgcagatagctattatgacgtaggcgtccgctaagaaaggatttttgaaaattcattccctaagggggtgaaataggggttttaaatttgtgtagtccacgcggacgaagtcgcgagcataagctagttaatgataattttaattattgtttcgtttgccgtggagaccctggggccatggagtcttagtgcaaaaaaaaattacgagacatttcaccgcgattaatagcctcatctggtgacagaagggctggctcattttttgcgcaacggatcagcctggctgtccagcacggaaatgcagccagtattcttggcaccattccacgcgggcatgattaattgtatagtaattagataaggctagctttaagttttattgtaataggtactagcttatgcccgtgacttcgtccgcgtgtactacactttcaaacccctatttcacccccttaggggttgaattttgaaaaatcctttcttagcggatgcctacgttataatagctatctgcatgccaaatttcagcccgatccgtccattagtttgagccgtgtgtatcaacacacagctcaaactaatcaGATCAGGATCAGGCTAGATAGATAGGCCAGGGAGATcaggttgatagatcagtcaggtcactttttccttttaagtatatatttagattgataaAATTATGATCACATTACTTCGAAAACTCCCTTGAACTAGCACTCCAGATTGCTGCGGCCTCGTGCTGAGTGGGGAACCATATTTGTTTAACGATTAATTTTCGAGTATTTAGAAAAATATGGgttttacttaggtacctacttattgtaaaCGTTAATTGTAAAAGGTTCGTCaacaaatgatttttttatctatTCATCTTATTTAGTTTGGTCGTTTGAAGCTGCTATTTGCTATATctaggtataatataagtactacTCTCATAATTTAAGTACTTCGCCCGTACCTATCGTCGGATAGCTCGTGTCAATACCTATTATACCTTAATATCTTTCACGATGTTTGTGAAGACTACTCTTTTTGGTCCtggcagaataccagcgctcaggttttattttaaaacctgcggcattaatgctgagctgttcatcctgtgccaagtgggtgcaagaacgcattttaaattaaattaattactaagtATTTTTATGATCTACTAACaactaattttaagtttgtttgtactttAGGCATAAggtgaataaactagttttctttctttcttcttctttcatcTATTTTTCACTTCACTTCATtatttctgtattgcgtgtactatccaacacacctagtttctcctttcagcAAAGGTtacctggtagagattgctgtgagcaataaggccgcctttgcatacaattattttttagttttagtttctttctttttgtcatgttatgtaatattttttgtgtggaataaagtatttctatctttctatctatctatctaaataaaCAAACCTTTTGGTAAAAATCCCACATTGTCAccacaccaccaccaccaccacaacTACGCTGCAAGCGGCTAAGACAAGCTAATGATGCAGTGAGTGCGATCGTTTCAACGATAGGCATGTACACAGAgctatggactaagagccagcgcgtgccagaccttcgttattttataagtgttaaaaaaattgcgtttaaactatcgtgagtgatttccattatccatactaatattataaatgcgaaagtgtgtctgtctgtctgtctgctagcttttcacagctcaaccgtttaattgattttgccgaaatttggtacagagatagcttgcaccccggggaaggacataggctgctttttatcccggaaaattacagagttcccacaggatttttaaaaacctaaatccacgccgacgaagtcgcgggcatcatctagtatataatatctgtcaatgGCTTCACTCACGTATTTattcgacgttagcccgactagtttcgaacccatccggggtcctttttcaagggagtcagttcgcgcacgcgtcgcggttgtgactgcgagctgcgcgtgccgctgcccgtagagcccgttgtgaagGTGGCTGAGTCTAGTCTCTGTGTGAGTCTCTCTGAGTTTATAATGGTGttaaaatgttacgtcaaagtatcatcatcatgatcaacccatcaccggctcactacagagccatACCGTAAGTAATGTCATACTTGAACTCCGCACAAGGTCGGTATATTTTGATAGTAAGCTGAtgatgacttcgtacgcgtggatttaggtttttaaaaatcccgtgggaactccttgattttccgggataaaaagtagcctatgtcactctccatgtctttatatactcatacaaaaaatcacgtcaatccgttccaccgttgcgacgtaattgaaggacaaaccaacaaactgacaaaccaacaaacaaacacactttcgcatttataataagggtacctactgatgaatcgctgaatgtgttgctcatcgcaaatctcgagaacagctgaaccgatttcgctaattctttttttataatatttcttgaagtacgaggatggttcttacggagagaaaaatttaaaaaaatgcttggaaaagtctaaaaacaattgagcccctagcagtatcatcttcacaggctgcACTCATgttcttatttactttttagttaaccgtgggagagggctggctatccttaacacagatctaaaaatctagctaggatagccagttcttgatcttgtaccatttttaatattgtgtatgcttatgtcaacaagcacgcaaatttgttcaagatcaaatccatgtatgtgtgtaactagatgattgaaaaataaacgttttatttatttatttatttatttattttatttatataaaaaaaaatacttgaaagtgtccagtttgagaaattagtcaaaataatgagtttgacgtgagctactcacaaattagtctttattttgactaatttcttaaactggacactttcaagtaaagatttttatataaagctgtgaagatgatattgctaggggcgaaatttgaatgccataagtcgactttgtcgcattagtttacaaattgtgaaaaaccaaattaaatttgaatttcgtggtcagacccgtgtcttgggccttaagcTTTTTAAAGATAAATTTCTCGATAAGCTTTTACTCGTCGTGACCTGTGTCCCCCACGCAAGTTTAATCTGAGAGGACATCTCAATTGTTCTttgaaaatacctatttaaattatacaggtgtaaccagaacgctagcaaaaacttagcgttattgttatactacctaaacacaatccaaccaatagccatttgcctcattttgtagttttagtgcaaaactcaggtcaatgtcccgcctatgtcacggcattgactccgagtggcctacttacgcaacgttcgttgacctctagcgttagtgagctattttatttgcaattcgtaaactgttacaaaattataggattttttatattttttgtcgcgtttttttttgtggtatcatatcagtaccaTCACCTggcttcgtttttgccagcgttctggttacaccctgtatattctgGTTTCTGAGGGGGGATGCTTatctataatacgcgacaggtcgagacggtaatcggggtggggacgccccgtacacccg
Protein-coding regions in this window:
- the LOC138404391 gene encoding facilitated trehalose transporter Tret1-like — encoded protein: MVLSALSCGFTYGHLTGLIRALHKQEDGIQVNEGQISLLAVCMTFCSVIGMILLGIFGERLGRRWSISLFSIPMLTNWVIMYYTNGFITLLISRILAGISLGGLATLNLVTAAEFTTPKSRALVQSLVSMVAPALGTSSGHILGVIIHWKHLCIVGVVISILHLCLPYFWIESPQWLASKGRFDDCEKAFRKLHGINPKSEDELSLLIKIEGNKQKRAKELNKNTEIKKVFSAFQKKYFWKIMLTNCMIYLYYSAAGKVIFSNLATVMLEEMTGTADILFFTLLVDGFIVVGTCASIILIRKMSIRVLLFSSGFVSNGILIALSACLYFKNSEMYFQWINVALLAIYFIIVHAGPYPVMEVLLGELFPLDIKLFCFLLSTPALVATVCTGIVLMPVLVGFIGYHGLFLLNSAIAFICLAYFWISLPETKGKTLQEIELYFKSNNKFDEGRITSNEQIKDFI